In Gossypium hirsutum isolate 1008001.06 chromosome D06, Gossypium_hirsutum_v2.1, whole genome shotgun sequence, one genomic interval encodes:
- the LOC107901685 gene encoding probable CCR4-associated factor 1 homolog 6 isoform X1 — MSLLPKSDSIQIREVWNDNLEEEFALIREIVDDYPYIAMDTEFPGIVLRPVGNFKSSYDYHYQTLKDNVDMLKLIQLGLTFSDEKGNLPTCGTDKYCIWQFNFCEFNVDEDVFANDSIELLRQSGIDFKKNNEKGIDAMRFGELLISSGIVLNDSVYWVTFHSGYDFGYLLKLLTCQNLPDTQVGFFNLINIYFPTLYDIKHLMKFCNSLHGGLNKLAELLEVERVGICHQAGSDSLLTSCTFRKLKENFFSGTLEKYSGVLYGLGVENAH; from the coding sequence ATGTCTCTGTTGCCAAAGAGCGATTCAATCCAAATCCGTGAGGTATGGAACGATAACCTTGAGGAGGAATTTGCTTTGATTcgtgaaattgttgatgattacCCGTACATTGCCATGGACACCGAGTTTCCAGGCATTGTTTTACGTCCGGTTGGCAATTTCAAGAGCAGCTATGACTATCACTACCAAACCTTGAAAGACAATGTTGATATGTTAAAGTTGATTCAATTGGGTCTTACCTTTTCAGATGAGAAAGGGAACTTGCCTACCTGTGGAACTGATAAGTATTGCATTTGGCAATTTAATTTTTGTGAGTTTAATGTCGACGAGGATGTCTTTGCTAATGATTCTATTGAGCTTTTGAGACAAAGTGGGATTGATTTCAAGAAGAACAATGAGAAGGGTATTGATGCAATGAGGTTCGGTGAGCTTTTAATATCTTCAGGGATTGTTTTAAATGATAGTGTGTATTGGGTTACTTTCCACAGTGGTTACGATTTCGGTTACTTGCTTAAGCTCTTGACTTGCCAGAACTTACCGGATACGCAAGTTGGgttctttaatttgatcaatatTTACTTTCCCACACTCTATGATATCAAGCATTTGATGAAGTTTTGTAACAGTTTGCATGGGGGATTGAACAAGCTTGCAGAGTTGCTGGAAGTGGAAAGAGTTGGGATCTGTCATCAAGCAGGTTCTGATAGTTTGCTCACATCTTGTACATTCAGGAAACTCAAGGAGAATTTCTTTAGTGGTACTTTGGAAAAATATTCCGGTGTATTGTATGGTTTAGGTGTTGAAAATGCTCATTGA
- the LOC107901685 gene encoding probable CCR4-associated factor 1 homolog 6 isoform X2, whose amino-acid sequence MSLLPKSDSIQIREVWNDNLEEEFALIREIVDDYPYIAMDTEFPGIVLRPVGNFKSSYDYHYQTLKDNVDMLKLIQLGLTFSDEKGNLPTCGTDKYCIWQFNFCEFNVDEDVFANDSIELLRQSGIDFKKNNEKGIDAMSLHGGLNKLAELLEVERVGICHQAGSDSLLTSCTFRKLKENFFSGTLEKYSGVLYGLGVENAH is encoded by the exons ATGTCTCTGTTGCCAAAGAGCGATTCAATCCAAATCCGTGAGGTATGGAACGATAACCTTGAGGAGGAATTTGCTTTGATTcgtgaaattgttgatgattacCCGTACATTGCCATGGACACCGAGTTTCCAGGCATTGTTTTACGTCCGGTTGGCAATTTCAAGAGCAGCTATGACTATCACTACCAAACCTTGAAAGACAATGTTGATATGTTAAAGTTGATTCAATTGGGTCTTACCTTTTCAGATGAGAAAGGGAACTTGCCTACCTGTGGAACTGATAAGTATTGCATTTGGCAATTTAATTTTTGTGAGTTTAATGTCGACGAGGATGTCTTTGCTAATGATTCTATTGAGCTTTTGAGACAAAGTGGGATTGATTTCAAGAAGAACAATGAGAAGGGTATTGATGCAATGAG TTTGCATGGGGGATTGAACAAGCTTGCAGAGTTGCTGGAAGTGGAAAGAGTTGGGATCTGTCATCAAGCAGGTTCTGATAGTTTGCTCACATCTTGTACATTCAGGAAACTCAAGGAGAATTTCTTTAGTGGTACTTTGGAAAAATATTCCGGTGTATTGTATGGTTTAGGTGTTGAAAATGCTCATTGA